From the Candidatus Binataceae bacterium genome, the window TAAATGGGCCAGGGCCTTGGGCCAGGTCTCCGCGTCGTACAGCCACAGATAACCCTTCTGCCGGAAACCGACCTCGTCGCGGACGGTTTCGTAGTACTCGATCGAAGCGCGGCAGAGTCGGACGTTGACCGGCTGCCACCAGGTCGCGCGCACGCCGCCCGCGTTCTTCTCGCTTGAACTGAGCCGACCGCTGAGGTCGATATCGACGACGGCCGCGCGCAAGCCGCGCTCGCCCAGCGCCATCGCGAGCGAGCTGCCGACCACGCCGCCGCCAATCAGTACCACGTCGTAGCGCGCCATCCGAGCCACGTCTAAAGTCTATCGCAAAGCGTCGGTCCTTGCCCCCGCTATGCGCAAGCGCGCCCCATCCCCCCTGCCCTACTTGTGCAGCGCAGGCTGCTTTTGCCAAGTTTGAGCCGCGACGCGTGGTGCGCCGGTTCGGTCGACCTGCGCTGCGCAAGCGTCGCCCGTTCGATGATTCTGGTCGCTGCAATCGGGATCGCGCTGGTACTGTCGTGGCGCGGCGAGTCCTTCGCCTACATCGACCCCAACGCGGGCGGGTTCCTCTCCCAGATTCTGGCGCCGTTGGTGGCGGTATTTCTTTCGTTCGTTTTCTATTGTCGCAAGGAACTTAGGCGGCGGCTCAAATCCGTCCGCGATCGACTCAAAGGACACCGGGCGCGCGAAGCCGCCCGCGAAGCCGGAAAGTAAGCCGCGATGCTCGCGCGATGGTGGTTGCTGTTCCGCAGCCTCGCGGTGCCGACCGTGCTTTTCTTCGCTCCGGTCCTCGTGTCCCAGCAGCTTCGCGGACTGTCCTACTTCCTTTCGCCTGGCGGCGCCGTCGCCGAGCTTGCGCTCGACCTGACCGCGTTCGTGCTGTTGCAGGTTGTATGCGCGGCGTGCCTCGCGTTCATCCTTTCGACGGGACGTGCGCTCGGGCTTTGCAGCGAGCGCGCCGACGCGATCAGTGCGGGGCTTTTCGCGCTGCTCAGCATCGGCTTTGCGCTCTACGCGCTGATGAGCCCGCTCGATTCGATGGTCGGCCCGATCGCCAATGCGAGCATCGAGGCCACGGTTGCGCTCGCCGCCGTTATCGCGCTCAGCTTCTTCGGATGGGGGCGGGCCTTCGCGCTGCTGAATAACCTGAACCGCTCGGCGCAGAGGGTGTTGACAATCTGCCCGCTCCTGCTGGTCGGCGTCCTTGGCGGCGCCTTCGGATGGCGCAGCTATGACGCGATACCGAGCGCGCGAAGCGTCGCAGGCGATCCGCCGCGTCAGCCCAACGTCGTGCTGATAAGCTTCGACGCGTTGGCCGCGCAGGACATGTCGCTGTACGGCTATCGGCTGCCGACCACGCCCGAGTTCGAGCGGCTGGCCCGCCGCAGCTACAACTTCATCAATTTCTATTCGAGCTCCGACTTCACGACGCCCGCGGTTGCGTCGCTGCTGACCGGCCAATATCCGCTGACCAACCATGTCTTCCAGCTCTACGGGCATATCCCCCATCGCATGCGCTCGCAGAATATCGCCTGGCTTTTGCGCGAGCGCGGCTACACTACCGCCGCGATCGTCACCAATCCGGCGGCGCATCCGCTAGTTCTGCGCATTGCGGACTCCTTCACCAGCCTGCCGGCGCCGCCGATATCGCCGTGGTTCGCTGCGGGCACGTACCTGATGCAATTGCGTAACAGTCTGCTGTTCGACATCGCCAACGGGCTTGCTGTAAACGCGCTGCGCAACTTCGGCTGGCTGTTTGGACGCTTCAACCGCGCGCCCTGGGTCGCGCCGCGCCCGGTATTCGACGCGGCACGCGAGTTTATCCGCGGCGCGCACCAGCCCTATTTTTTGTGGATTCACCTGTTTCCGCCGCACGCCCCGTACGTGACCGACGCGCGCTTCCGCGGCCGGTTTGCGGCAGGCTTAGCCTACACGACGCAGGTGCAGTATCTGTGGAAAGCGGTCGGTCCGTCCTATCCAGCGTCAATGCAAGACGAGATCGATCAGCTCAGGCTGCGCTATGACGAAAGTATCGCCGAATGCGACGGCGAGCTGGGCGAGTTCCTCAACTGGATGGGGACGAGCGGCCGCGACGCCAATGCGATTGTGGTGGTCACCTCCGACCATGGCGAGAACTTCGCCAACGGATGGTGGACGCACGAGTCGCCGGACTTGCATTATGCCGAGACCCACATCCCGCTGCTTATTTCGCTGCCCGGGCAACGCCACGGCTACGTGGTGAAGGAGGACGGCGACCTGACCGACGTCGCGCCCACGCTGCTCGCCCTGCTCGGGATAGCGCAGCCCTCGTGGATGGACGGCCATCCGCTCATTGGCAGCACCGGTGCGGCGGCGGCCCCGCAACCGGCCTTCTCGATGTATCTTGCGCAGTCGGACGCGTTTGAACGGCCGGCCGTCGGCGCGATCGCCGCCAGCTCCGGCCCCTGGCATCTGGTCTGGCACTTCCCCTCTGGCCGCGCGGAGCTTTTCGATATTGCACGCGATCCGCAGGAAACCCATGGCACGTCCGTGCTTCGCCCGGCCGGACTGACAAAGGCGCTCACCGCCGAGATCCGGCGGCGCTTCGGCGGCGCGCTCAATCTCGCCTCGCCGGTCAACCGCCGATGAGTCCGGGAGGCTCCTGGTCGCGGCCGGTATTCAACCTTAACCTCGCCGCATGGCGCGCGATCCGCAACCGCAATCGCGCGCCGGTGGCCCGCGGCCTCGCATTGCGCTTCTGTCTTGCCGGTGGCGCGTTCTCGATGCTGGGGGCGCTTCAGGAGCGAATGTACGGCCGCGCGCTGGAGCGGATCGAGGTCAAATCGCCGGTGTTCATCGTCGGCCACTGGCGCAGCGGCACAACCCTTTTGCACGAACTGCTCGCGCTGGATGAACGCTTCGCCGCACCCGACAACTACGCCTGCTTCAATCCGCATCACTTTCTGCTCGCGCGTCACGGCGCGCCCCCTAAGAGGCAGCTTGTGCGCCCGACCGGCGACATCGTGGTCTCGGCCTTCTCGCCGCAGGAAGAAGAATTCGCGCTGCTCTGCCTGGGGGCGACGTCGCCTTACGAAGCCTTCATGTTTCCCTCGGCGATGAATCGGCTCGAGGCGCTCAGCGATCCCGACCTTTTCGAACAGCGGGAGCGGCGTCGATGGGACCGCGCGATGTTGTGGATTCTCAAGGCGACTGCATACGTCAGCGGCGCCGGCCGGCGGTTGGCGGTCAAGTCGCCGTCAAATTCGCTCAGAATCGCGAGGCTGAACACTCTTTTTCCCGACGCATCGTTTATTCGCGTCGTGCGCGAGCCATGCGCCGTCTTCTCCTCGTCACTCCGGCTCTGGCAGAGCATGTGGGAGCGCTACGCGCTGACGCCTCCGCTTGGCCAGGACGCTTTAGTCGAAAGGGTTCTGCAGGCGGGGCTGGCCTTGGAGCGGAAGCTGCAGCATGGTCTGCGTGGACTGCCGGAGGACAGGGCCGCGACGGTCCGCTACGAGGACTTGGTGGCGGATCCGCATGGCACAATCGAGCGCCTCTACCAACGACTGATGCTCGGGAACCCTTCGTCCGCGCTGGACAAGGTCGGTCGATATATGGACTGCAACTCTCCTCGCCCGCTCGCTTCAGCCGACGATTGGAAACCGCTTGTCCAGCGCCGATGGTCGGCCCTCTTCGACGAATTCGGCTACACGCTCAACTGAGTCGCAAGGCGTCTGTTTCCTTGGAATTCCTTTAAATCCGGGGCTTCGCCGAAGCGGCCCCGGTGGCGTCGCCATGCCCTCTTGTACGACGCGGGCGGGTTTTGCCAAGTTTGAGCGTCGATGTGCACGTTGGCCATCTACTTCAAGGTCTTTGCCGACCTCCCGGTCGTGATTGCGGCCAACCGCGACGAGTACCTATCGCGCCCAGCGCTCCCTCCGACCACCCTGCTCGAGCGGCCGCACGTGGTCGGCGGCAAGGACCTGCTTGCGCACGGCACCTGGCTGGGGATCAACGAGCACGGCCTGGTCGCCGGATTGCTCAACCGGCGCGCGGCCAACAACGGCGCCAACAATCCCGCATTGCGCTCGCGCGGGCTGCTCTGCCTAGACGCGCTGCGCCATCGCAGCGCCGCCGAGGCGATGGCCTTCGTGCGAAGCCAGAAGGGCGCCGACTACAACCCGTTTAATCTACTGGTCGCATCGCGCCAGCGCACCTTCGTCGCCTACAACCGCGCCGGCGTTATCGAAATCGTGGAGCTGATGCCGGGGATGCACCTGCTGACCAACCTCGACCTCGATGACTTCGAGTGCCCGCGAATCAGCCGCTCGCACGAGCGCTTCGCCGCGCTCGGCGCCTCGCCCGAATTCGCGCGCGATCCCGTCGGCCGGCACGAGGAACTGGCGCGCTTGCTCGCCGACCATTCGACCCAGCTCGACCCGCGTTCGGGGCGGCCCAATTCGCTGTGTCTGCACCTTGGCGAATACGGCACCCGTTCGGCGAGCATGATCTTCCTCGGGCGCGAGCGCGGCGCGATCAATCACTTCTTCGCGCCCGGCCCGCCGTGTACGGCGCGTTTCGAGCCCGCGCCTGTCCCGACGACTGCGAATTAGCTACCTGGGCGGTGGGCGGCGTATGTAATCGGTGGGATCGGCAACCGCGGCCGCGCGGAACGCCTCGATCCGCTCGGCGCACTTGGTGCAGGCACCGCAATGGCGCCCTCCCTGCGGTCGCGCGCACGACATCGTGAACTCAAGCGGCAGGCCTGCGCCGCGCAGAATCACGTCGGCCTTAGTCATCCCGACGTACGGCGTGAGCACGCGCAGCGGCAGCCCGGCGCCGAGCCGCACCGCGCGCTCGACCGCGCGGAAGAACTCCGGACGCGCGTCTGGGAACGGATTGCTCTCCAGCGGCGCCATCGCGATCGCCCCAATCCGGTTGTGTGCGCAGAACACGGCAGCCTTGGCGAGCAGGCTCAAGTTGCGCCCGAGG encodes:
- a CDS encoding NRDE family protein, which gives rise to MCTLAIYFKVFADLPVVIAANRDEYLSRPALPPTTLLERPHVVGGKDLLAHGTWLGINEHGLVAGLLNRRAANNGANNPALRSRGLLCLDALRHRSAAEAMAFVRSQKGADYNPFNLLVASRQRTFVAYNRAGVIEIVELMPGMHLLTNLDLDDFECPRISRSHERFAALGASPEFARDPVGRHEELARLLADHSTQLDPRSGRPNSLCLHLGEYGTRSASMIFLGRERGAINHFFAPGPPCTARFEPAPVPTTAN
- a CDS encoding sulfatase, which gives rise to MLARWWLLFRSLAVPTVLFFAPVLVSQQLRGLSYFLSPGGAVAELALDLTAFVLLQVVCAACLAFILSTGRALGLCSERADAISAGLFALLSIGFALYALMSPLDSMVGPIANASIEATVALAAVIALSFFGWGRAFALLNNLNRSAQRVLTICPLLLVGVLGGAFGWRSYDAIPSARSVAGDPPRQPNVVLISFDALAAQDMSLYGYRLPTTPEFERLARRSYNFINFYSSSDFTTPAVASLLTGQYPLTNHVFQLYGHIPHRMRSQNIAWLLRERGYTTAAIVTNPAAHPLVLRIADSFTSLPAPPISPWFAAGTYLMQLRNSLLFDIANGLAVNALRNFGWLFGRFNRAPWVAPRPVFDAAREFIRGAHQPYFLWIHLFPPHAPYVTDARFRGRFAAGLAYTTQVQYLWKAVGPSYPASMQDEIDQLRLRYDESIAECDGELGEFLNWMGTSGRDANAIVVVTSDHGENFANGWWTHESPDLHYAETHIPLLISLPGQRHGYVVKEDGDLTDVAPTLLALLGIAQPSWMDGHPLIGSTGAAAAPQPAFSMYLAQSDAFERPAVGAIAASSGPWHLVWHFPSGRAELFDIARDPQETHGTSVLRPAGLTKALTAEIRRRFGGALNLASPVNRR
- a CDS encoding sulfotransferase, with product MSPGGSWSRPVFNLNLAAWRAIRNRNRAPVARGLALRFCLAGGAFSMLGALQERMYGRALERIEVKSPVFIVGHWRSGTTLLHELLALDERFAAPDNYACFNPHHFLLARHGAPPKRQLVRPTGDIVVSAFSPQEEEFALLCLGATSPYEAFMFPSAMNRLEALSDPDLFEQRERRRWDRAMLWILKATAYVSGAGRRLAVKSPSNSLRIARLNTLFPDASFIRVVREPCAVFSSSLRLWQSMWERYALTPPLGQDALVERVLQAGLALERKLQHGLRGLPEDRAATVRYEDLVADPHGTIERLYQRLMLGNPSSALDKVGRYMDCNSPRPLASADDWKPLVQRRWSALFDEFGYTLN
- a CDS encoding 7-cyano-7-deazaguanine synthase — protein: MSLADRDYRIVPLKRRLAVLASGGLDSSVMLADLARRGREVFPVYIRAGLLWERHELPALRRFVARLGMSNVHRLTVLELPMRDVAGSHWTVTGRRVPGYKAALSSNYILGRNLSLLAKAAVFCAHNRIGAIAMAPLESNPFPDARPEFFRAVERAVRLGAGLPLRVLTPYVGMTKADVILRGAGLPLEFTMSCARPQGGRHCGACTKCAERIEAFRAAAVADPTDYIRRPPPR